The following coding sequences lie in one Arabidopsis thaliana chromosome 3, partial sequence genomic window:
- a CDS encoding IBR domain containing protein (IBR domain containing protein; FUNCTIONS IN: zinc ion binding; INVOLVED IN: biological_process unknown; LOCATED IN: cellular_component unknown; EXPRESSED IN: flower; EXPRESSED DURING: petal differentiation and expansion stage; CONTAINS InterPro DOMAIN/s: Zinc finger, C6HC-type (InterPro:IPR002867); BEST Arabidopsis thaliana protein match is: RING/U-box protein with C6HC-type zinc finger (TAIR:AT3G45480.1); Has 1686 Blast hits to 1674 proteins in 179 species: Archae - 0; Bacteria - 0; Metazoa - 656; Fungi - 285; Plants - 509; Viruses - 0; Other Eukaryotes - 236 (source: NCBI BLink).), protein MEKEGTLERDYGRNPTGKPSPGDFHSDTYNLYFKGLVREKTSAQLSAGFEVAIFREEDEYLLFQMKGSLHDSTVTVLEAELMALKRGLTEAVSLGINHISICCDRLELYELVMGRLAPEKENIALLMDDVQCIRRELTSSIPVTVTENQAKFAFKLAKESISIRTPPTEQKACGEVNIEHELMFSVALCRHQFGVEWMKQHIEVRLIEGDVPRCPHDGCKSILSLKSCSHLLTPKLEEMWEHRIKEEFIPVCDRFHCPNPRCWALMSKTELVESTEDGVRRCCFKCRKAFCINCKVLWHSDLSCKEYKTLGRNPKTISRQCKKCQHMIKLSHKTINVYCRCGYSFCYTCGAQWKLGGCRHHNQMVAAVLVLVFFFIFHSMIMWSISRRV, encoded by the exons ATGGAGAAAGAAGGAACCCTGGAAAGAGACTATGGCCGAAACCCCACCGGAAAACCCTCACCGGGCGACTTTCATTCTGACACATACAACCTTTACTTTAAGGGTTTGGTAAGGGAGAAAACATCAGCTCAATTATCGGCGGGATTTGAGGTTGCAATTTTCAGAGAAGAGGATGAATATCTCTTGTTTCAGATGAAAGGATCACTTCATGACTCCACAGTTACAGTTTTGGAGGCTGAGCTTATGGCATTGAAGCGAGGATTAACCGAAGCCGTGAGTTTGGGAATCAATCATATCTCAATCTGCTGTGATCGTTTAGAGTTATATGAATTG GTCATGGGCAGATTAGCGCCTGAGAAAGAGAACATCGCCTTGCTAATGGATGATGTGCAATGCATAAGGCGAGAACTGACATCTAGCATTCCTGTTACTGTGACTGAAAATCAAGCCAAGTTTGCGTTTAAGCTTGCAAAGGAATCAATAAGCATACGTACGCCTCCTACCGAGCAGAAGGCTTGCGGTGAGGTTAATATCGAACATGAACTGATGTTTTCTGTTGCTTTATGCCGTCATCAATTCGGTGTAGAGTGGATGAAACAACATATAGAAGTGAGACTAATCGAGGGAGATGTTCCGAGATGTCCTCATGATGGCTGCAAATCAATCCTATCTCTTAAAAGCTGTTCCCATCTTTTGACACCTAAACTAGAAGAGATGTGGGAACATAGGATCAAAGAGGAGTTCATCCCTGTATGTGACAGATTTCATTGCCCAAATCCAAGGTGTTGGGCTTTGATGTCGAAAACCGAGCTCGTTGAGTCTACTGAAGATGGAGTTAGGAGATGCTGCTTTAAATGCCGCAAAGCCTTTTGCATTAACTGCAAAGTTCTGTGGCATAGTGACTTGTCATGCAAGGAATACAAGACGTTGGGTCGAAATCCTAAAACAATATCGCGTCAATGTAAAAAGTGCCAACACATGATCAAACTGTCGCATAAAACCATCAATGTATATTGCAG GTGTGGTTATTCATTTTGCTACACATGTGGAGCTCAATGGAAGCTTGGAGGTTGCCGTCATCATAACCAAATGGTGGCGGCTGTGTTGGttctcgtttttttctttatttttcattcaatGATTATGTGGTCAATTAGTCGTCGTGTTTAA
- a CDS encoding IBR domain containing protein (IBR domain containing protein; FUNCTIONS IN: zinc ion binding; CONTAINS InterPro DOMAIN/s: Zinc finger, C6HC-type (InterPro:IPR002867), Zinc finger, RING-type (InterPro:IPR001841); BEST Arabidopsis thaliana protein match is: RING/U-box superfamily protein (TAIR:AT2G25360.1); Has 2895 Blast hits to 2887 proteins in 217 species: Archae - 0; Bacteria - 0; Metazoa - 1211; Fungi - 626; Plants - 637; Viruses - 2; Other Eukaryotes - 419 (source: NCBI BLink).) — MKGETCVICLEETKADRMFVMDKCLHRHCYPCVNQLVEVKLRNGTVPTCLDYECKLKLSLENCFKVLKPKVIELWKHMMKEESIPLAKRIYCPYINCSTLMSKTEISRSNKSNDRACIKCSGLVCIDCKVPWHSDLSCAEYKKLHPDPVLDDLTLKLLANDQKWRQCVKCRHLIELNQGCNHMTCRCGYQFCYKCGVEWKKGQVTCPTGCPRTGQGYFYDGE, encoded by the exons ATGAAGGGAGAAACTTGTGTCATTTGTCTGGAAGAAACCAAGGCCGATCGCATGTTCGTAATGGATAAATGTCTTCACCGTCATTGCTATCCTTGTGTTAATCAGTTAGTAGAAGTGAAACTGCGAAACGGAACTGTGCCTACATGTCTTGACTATGAATGCAAGTTAAAACTAAGTCTTGAAAACTGTTTCAAGGTTTTGAAACCTAAGGTGATTGAGCTATGGAAACACATGATGAAAGAAGAGTCCATTCCTTTAGCAAAGAGAATCTATTGCCCatatataaactgttcaacATTGATGTCCAAAACCGAGATTTCTCGGTCTAATAAATCCAATGACCGTGCATGTATCAAATGTTCTGGACTCGTTTGCATTGATTGTAAAGTACCATGGCATTCTGATTTATCGTGTGCTGAGTACAAGAAACTTCACCCTGACCCTGTACTTGATGACTTGACGCTAAAGCTTCTAGCAAACGATCAAAAATGGCGCCAATGTGTCAAGTGTCGACACTTGATTGAGCTTAACCAAGGGTGCAACCACATGACTTGCAG ATGTGGGTATCAATTTTGCTACAAATGTGGAGTTGAATGGAAGAAGGGTCAAGTGACTTGTCCTACTGGTTGTCCACGTACTGGCCAAGGTTATTTTTATGATGGTGAATGA